One window of the Gambusia affinis linkage group LG13, SWU_Gaff_1.0, whole genome shotgun sequence genome contains the following:
- the mypn gene encoding myopalladin isoform X4 yields the protein MEIIKTNGIKKGVNVGELSMEDDPEQPPSLSQLLRVSYEDRAQHRHGETSRADAPSSRLQIYGSLKAKGDETVGHNDSQFPDLSAFLSQEELDKSVNLACQAIGHETRDEIGDVKAAVTSGTATNHLSQNTVSLSAVAQVSNHLPASSSARFTPDTKTHNSQRQDKMTRNSVDANEGLNDTNSLAKSSPYGPETQSKKEFLNKAADFIEELSSLFKANSSKRVRPRACKAHRTRIQSKTQTDDAVYPISPDNRERAAMPVEVEQETPGPAVARQDPGSGRLEFQDCTVPKEEQFDCISQETEDLDESLAPKESPNHTEPTCEPPYFILKLKSREVPEGTKVQLDCIVRGHPVPEVRWFCEGKELENSPDIQIITSGELHSLVIAEAFEEDTGRYSCFASNVYGTDSTSAEIYVEGASSSDSEAEQRFDHVAQLQRKPKPSPSFRQSSNQTRPVKEDDSAASPLAAVEPEEDLTQTAPEAPLPVRTSATILQVPELSRVTLAPPAGEEETVLPGQVFPTTAELTETENTSTLALNPAGSSILSTAAQTPQLQTPTFSQHCSEERSGPPVMAAPVFTKSLQELSVSDGQLVVLECRVKGVPSPRVDWFRDGKLIEDSPDFRILQKKPRSPAEPEEICTLVIAEVFPEDSGMFTCTANNNYGTVSSSAALRVKANNNSGHARPFGGLESRHGFTPSALAVTSHPEVTVSSSIRLEPLVSSTLRLDPLNTSTLHLEPSVLNLDGVSGSSGPRVDLQNPRQIFSSQRPFTVSPAAANTPEQKASRPSDRNAKAVPNRPNGGTGVVPLPDPPPNSCLKTGTLTNHRDSRSGTRVGLRVHFKLPEDEDEEQGDYDEDLSLALSGKEPPPVLAKPKLDPAQLQLLHNQVLMEQQQESEPQTKPHTHHRPHHPFQTQLPSEVQSPSEGPLWSPRMHREPQIPPLSATKPPAPLFSSAPALSATSWTPPAAPHLNMSPLVTSPTNTIHASHLNLSPAALSRTGPKPQFSSPPALKLSAAPPDSSVLQITSPTPQLRSTHASLMNLTAVSFSYTRPKEFIAAQTLLPIRSPSPTESPVPLLQELAAELNSSATSSPTPPPFSPPLRFSPTRVLKSPTSPPSLLSSPTFLNSGLGLRAQSPPQASSPTSSSSSPSPIQNPVAFLSSVLPSLSPSQPTNSMGLPKGAPTGVKKKTPKTRLPSAESISESKELLLQDMEKTLRLKNEAPQFAHQQEYKVSNFEQRLMSEIEFRLERTPVEESDDEVQHDDIPTGKCIAPVFDKKLKNYKAMEGVPVTFICKVLGVPPPKVYWFKDGKQILKKNTQYQKLREGDGTCCLHIESTAADDDGNYTVMAANPQGRISCSGHLIVQSGPPRSRLTPIQSQRVRTRIQEVEGEQTQERFFRPHFLQAPGDMMAHEGQLCRLDCKVSGLPSPELMWLVNGRPIYPDLNHKMLVRENGVHSLVIDPLTQNDAGTFTCIASNKAGQSSFSLELKVVEKEMKHPPQFVEKLQNMGIPEGAPVRLECRVAGMPPPAIFWKKDNETISKTKSRISMTQDSTGYVCLLIHPTTKDDAGWYTVSAKNDAGVVSCTCRLDIYAQWHQSIPAPMRKAPRASSRYAALTGQGLDIKSAFSTSDTSPLLFASSPPEATLESDEL from the exons AtggaaattataaaaacaaatgggaTTAAAAAAGGAGTCAATGTGGGAGAACT CAGCATGGAGGACGACCCGGAGCAGCCTCCGTCTCTCTCCCAGCTGCTGAGGGTGAGCTACGAGGACCGAGCCCAACACCGCCACGGCGAGACGAGCCGCGCCGACGCTCCTTCCTCCCGCCTCCAGATTTACGGCTCTCTGAAAGCCAAAGGCGACGAAACCGTGGGCCACAACGACTCCCAGTTCCCAGACCTGTCAGCCTTCCTCAGCCAGGAGGAGCTGGATAAGAGTGTGAACTTGGCCTGCCAGGCCATCGGACACGAGACCCGAGACGAGATAGGCGACGTAAAGGCCGCTGTGACGTCAGGAACCGCCACCAACCACCTTTCCCAAAACACAGTCTCTTTATCCGCCGTTGCTCAGGTCTCAAACCACTTACCTGCGTCTTCATCCGCCAGGTTCACACCTGACACGAAGACGCACAACAGTCAGAG GCAAGACAAGATGACGAGGAACAGTGTGGACGCCAACGAAGGACTCAACGACACCAACAGTCTGGCTAAAAGCTCCCCCTACGGTCCGGAGACCCAGTCCAAGAAGGAGTTCCTCAACAAGGCGGCGGACTTCATTGAGGAACTGTCTTCCCTCTTCAAGGCCAACAGCTCCAAGCGGGTCCGACCGAGAGCCTGCAAGGCCCACCGGACCAGGATCCAGAGCAAAACCCAAACGGACGATGCAGTTTACCCCATCAGCCCTGACAACAGGGAGCGCGCCGCCATGCCTGTGGAGGTGGAGCAGGAGACACCCGGCCCGGCGGTGGCCCGGCAGGACCCGGGGAGCGGGCGATTGGAGTTTCAGGACTGCACGGTTCCTAAAGAGGAGCAGTTTGACTGCATTTCTCAGGAAACCGAGGATCTGGACGAAAGTCTGGCGCCCAAAGAGAGTCCGAATCACACGGAGCCGACGTGTGAACCTCCATATTTCATCTTGAAGCTGAAGAGCAGGGAGGTTCCTGAAGGCACCAAGGTCCAGTTGGACTGCATCGTGAGGGGACATCCTGTCCCTGAAGTTcg GTGGTTCTGCGAGGGAAAAGAGCTGGAAAACAGCCCTGACATTCAGATCATCACCAGCGGCGAGCTTCACTCTCTGGTTATAGCAGAGGCGTTTGAGGAAGACACCGGCCGATATTCctgcttcgcttccaacgtctACGGGACGGACTCTACGTCGGCTGAGATCTATGTTGAAG GTGCTTCTTCTTCAGACTCTGAGGCTGAACAGCGATTTGATCATGTAGCCCA gttGCAGCGGAAACCAAAGCCATCTCCATCTTTCCGTCAGTCGTCAAACCAAACCCGGCCTGTGAAGGAGGACGACTCGGCGGCGTCTCCGCTCGCTGCAGTGGAACCGGAGGAGGATTTGACCCAAACTGCTCCAGAAGCTCCTCTCCCAGTCCGGACATCTGCCACCATTCTGCAAGTCCCAGAGCTCTCCAGAGTGACCCTGGCTCCTCCTGCTGGGGAGGAGGAAACAGTGCTACCTGGGCAGGTGTTTCCCACTACAGCAGAActaacagaaactgaaaacactTCAACACTGGCTTTAAATCCAGCCGGGTCATCCATACTGTCCACTGCAGCACAAACGCCACAACTTCAG ACTCCGACCTTCAGCCAGCACTGCTCTGAAGAAAGAAGCGGGCCGCCCGTCATGGCCGCCCCGGTGTTCACAAAG AGCCTACAGGAGCTGAGTGTGTCAGACGGCCAGCTGGTGGTGCTGGAGTGCCGGGTGAAGGGAGTCCCGTCTCCGCGGGTCGACTGGTTCAGAGACGGAAAACTCATAGAGGACTCCCCTGATTTCAGGATCctacagaaaa AGCCCAGATCGCCAGCAGAACCAG agGAAATCTGCACGCTGGTTATAGCTGAGGTTTTTCCAGAGGACTCTGGGATGTTTACTTGCACAGCCAACAACAATTATGGAACCGTCTCCAGCTCCGCTGCTCTGAGGGTCAAAG CTAACAACAACAGCGGCCATGCGAGGCCTTTCGGTGGGTTAGAGTCCCGCCATGGCTTCACCCCGTCGGCTCTGGCTGTGACCTCCCACCCAGAGGTCACGGTGAGCAGCAGCATCCGCCTCGAGCCGCTGGTTTCCAGCACGTTGCGCCTCGACCCGTTAAATACCAGCACCCTCCATCTGGAGCCGTCTGTCCTGAACTTGGACGGCGTCTCGGGGTCCAGTGGTCCACGCGTCGATCTCCAGAACCCCAGGCAGATTTTCTCCAGTCAAAGGCCTTTCACTGTGTCTCCTGCGGCGGCGAATACGCCTGAGCAGAAAGCGTCCAGACCGTCGGATAGAAACGCCAAGGCAGTCCCAAACCGGCCAAACGGTGGCACCGGCGTGGTTCCTCTGCCTGACCCTCCGCCTAACTCCTGCCTGAAAACAGGAACCCTGACGAACCACAGAGACTCCCGATCCGGCACTAGAGTCGGCCTGCGCGTCCACTTCAAACTCCCCGAGGATGAGGACGAAGAGCAAGGCGACTACGACGAAGACCTCAGTCTGGCATTGTCCGGCAAAGAGCCTCCGCCAGTGCTGGCCAAGCCCAAACT GGACCCGGCTCAGCTTCAGCTTCTGCACAACCAGGTCCTcatggagcagcagcaggagagcGAACCTCAGACCAAACCCCACACCCATCACCGGCCCCACCACCCATTCCAGACCCAGCTCCCCTCTGAGGTCCAAAGTCCGTCTGAGGGTCCTCTGTGGTCTCCCAGAATGCACCGTGAACCTCAGATTCCTCCACTGAGCGCCACCAAACCTCCAGCTCCTTTGTTCAGCTCCGCCCCAGCCCTCAGCGCCACCTCCTGgactcctcctgctgctcctcaccTCAACATGTCCCCCCTGGTGACCAGTCCGACCAACACCATCCACGCCTCCCATCTGAACctttctcctgcagctctgaGCAGAACCGGACCCAAACCCCAGTTCAGTTCCCCGCCGGCCCTGAAGCTCAGCGCCGCTCCACCAGACTCATCCGttctgcagatcacgtccccgACTCCTCAGCTCCGGAGCACTCACGCCTCCCTGATGAACCTCACCGCCGTGTCCTTCAGCTACACCCGGCCCAAGGAGTTCATCGCCGCTCAGACCCTCTTGCCCATCCGGAGTCCATCTCCGACAGAATCACCGGTTCCGCTGCTGCAGGAGTTGGCTGCCGAGCTCAATTCGTCAGCGACCAGCTCCCCAACCCCACCGCCGTTTTCCCCGCCGCTCAGGTTCTCCCCCACCAGGGTTCTCAAGTCGCCCACCAGTCCTCCGTCCCTGTTGTCGTCTCCCACGTTCCTGAACAGCGGTCTGGGCTTGCGGGCCCAGTCGCCGCCGCAGGCGTCCTCCCCgacctccagcagctcctcGCCCAGCCCCATCCAGAACCCGGTGGCCTTCCTGAGCTCCGTCCTGCCGTCCCTGAGCCCGAGTCAGCCCACCAACTCCATGGGGCTTCCCAAAGGAGCTCCGACAGG GGTCAAAAAGAAAACTCCCAAGACTCGCCTGCCGTCAGCTGAAAGCATCAGTGAGAGCAAAGAGCTTCTCCTCCAGGACATGGAGAAGACGCTTCGGTTAAAAAACGAGGCTCCTCAGTTTGCACATCAGCAG gAGTACAAAGTGTCCAACTTTGAGCAGCGGCTAATGAGTGAAATCGAGTTTCGCTTGGAGCGAACGCCGGTGGAGGAGTCGGACGACGAGGTTCAGCACGACGACATCCCGACCGGGAAATGCATCGCCCCGGTTTTCGACAAGAAGCTGAAGAACTACAAGGCGATGGAAGGCGTTCCCGTCACCTTCATCTGTAAAGTTCTGGGCGTTCCGCCTCCAAAG GTCTACTGGTTCAAGGACGGCAAGCAGATCCTGAAGAAGAACACCCAGTACCAGAAGCTGAGGGAAGGCGACGGAACCTGCTGCCTGCACATCGAGTCCACCGCCGCTGACGACGACGGAAACTACACCGTCATGGCCGCCAACCCTCAG GGACGAATCAGCTGCTCGGGACACTTGATCGTCCAATCTGGACCGCCGCGGAGCCGGCTGACACCTATTCAGTCCCAGAG GGTTCGCACTCGCATCCAGGAGGTGGAAGGGGAACAAACCCAGGAGCGTTTCTTCCGACCTCACTTCCTCCAGGCTCCCGGAGACATGATGGCTCACGAGGGCCAACTCTGCAGACTCGACTGCAAA GTCAGTGGGCTCCCCAGCCCTGAGCTGATGTGGCTGGTCAACGGGAGGCCCATCTATCCAGACCTCAACCACAAGATGCTGGTGCGGGAGAACGGCGTCCATTCCCTGGTCATCGACCCGCTGACGCAGAACGACGCGGGAACGTTTACGTGTATCGCGAGCAACAAGGCAGGACAGAGCTCCTTCAGCCTGGAGCTGAAAGTCGTTG
- the mypn gene encoding myopalladin isoform X1 gives MEIIKTNGIKKGVNVGELSMEDDPEQPPSLSQLLRVSYEDRAQHRHGETSRADAPSSRLQIYGSLKAKGDETVGHNDSQFPDLSAFLSQEELDKSVNLACQAIGHETRDEIGDVKAAVTSGTATNHLSQNTVSLSAVAQVSNHLPASSSARFTPDTKTHNSQRQDKMTRNSVDANEGLNDTNSLAKSSPYGPETQSKKEFLNKAADFIEELSSLFKANSSKRVRPRACKAHRTRIQSKTQTDDAVYPISPDNRERAAMPVEVEQETPGPAVARQDPGSGRLEFQDCTVPKEEQFDCISQETEDLDESLAPKESPNHTEPTCEPPYFILKLKSREVPEGTKVQLDCIVRGHPVPEVRWFCEGKELENSPDIQIITSGELHSLVIAEAFEEDTGRYSCFASNVYGTDSTSAEIYVEGASSSDSEAEQRFDHVAQLQRKPKPSPSFRQSSNQTRPVKEDDSAASPLAAVEPEEDLTQTAPEAPLPVRTSATILQVPELSRVTLAPPAGEEETVLPGQVFPTTAELTETENTSTLALNPAGSSILSTAAQTPQLQTPTFSQHCSEERSGPPVMAAPVFTKSLQELSVSDGQLVVLECRVKGVPSPRVDWFRDGKLIEDSPDFRILQKKPRSPAEPEEICTLVIAEVFPEDSGMFTCTANNNYGTVSSSAALRVKANNNSGHARPFGGLESRHGFTPSALAVTSHPEVTVSSSIRLEPLVSSTLRLDPLNTSTLHLEPSVLNLDGVSGSSGPRVDLQNPRQIFSSQRPFTVSPAAANTPEQKASRPSDRNAKAVPNRPNGGTGVVPLPDPPPNSCLKTGTLTNHRDSRSGTRVGLRVHFKLPEDEDEEQGDYDEDLSLALSGKEPPPVLAKPKLDPAQLQLLHNQVLMEQQQESEPQTKPHTHHRPHHPFQTQLPSEVQSPSEGPLWSPRMHREPQIPPLSATKPPAPLFSSAPALSATSWTPPAAPHLNMSPLVTSPTNTIHASHLNLSPAALSRTGPKPQFSSPPALKLSAAPPDSSVLQITSPTPQLRSTHASLMNLTAVSFSYTRPKEFIAAQTLLPIRSPSPTESPVPLLQELAAELNSSATSSPTPPPFSPPLRFSPTRVLKSPTSPPSLLSSPTFLNSGLGLRAQSPPQASSPTSSSSSPSPIQNPVAFLSSVLPSLSPSQPTNSMGLPKGAPTGVKKKTPKTRLPSAESISESKELLLQDMEKTLRLKNEAPQFAHQQKLSVKGKTASRLLGPNNAATVINYDEEYKVSNFEQRLMSEIEFRLERTPVEESDDEVQHDDIPTGKCIAPVFDKKLKNYKAMEGVPVTFICKVLGVPPPKVYWFKDGKQILKKNTQYQKLREGDGTCCLHIESTAADDDGNYTVMAANPQGRISCSGHLIVQSGPPRSRLTPIQSQRVRTRIQEVEGEQTQERFFRPHFLQAPGDMMAHEGQLCRLDCKVSGLPSPELMWLVNGRPIYPDLNHKMLVRENGVHSLVIDPLTQNDAGTFTCIASNKAGQSSFSLELKVVEKEMKHPPQFVEKLQNMGIPEGAPVRLECRVAGMPPPAIFWKKDNETISKTKSRISMTQDSTGYVCLLIHPTTKDDAGWYTVSAKNDAGVVSCTCRLDIYAQWHQSIPAPMRKAPRASSRYAALTGQGLDIKSAFSTSDTSPLLFASSPPEATLESDEL, from the exons AtggaaattataaaaacaaatgggaTTAAAAAAGGAGTCAATGTGGGAGAACT CAGCATGGAGGACGACCCGGAGCAGCCTCCGTCTCTCTCCCAGCTGCTGAGGGTGAGCTACGAGGACCGAGCCCAACACCGCCACGGCGAGACGAGCCGCGCCGACGCTCCTTCCTCCCGCCTCCAGATTTACGGCTCTCTGAAAGCCAAAGGCGACGAAACCGTGGGCCACAACGACTCCCAGTTCCCAGACCTGTCAGCCTTCCTCAGCCAGGAGGAGCTGGATAAGAGTGTGAACTTGGCCTGCCAGGCCATCGGACACGAGACCCGAGACGAGATAGGCGACGTAAAGGCCGCTGTGACGTCAGGAACCGCCACCAACCACCTTTCCCAAAACACAGTCTCTTTATCCGCCGTTGCTCAGGTCTCAAACCACTTACCTGCGTCTTCATCCGCCAGGTTCACACCTGACACGAAGACGCACAACAGTCAGAG GCAAGACAAGATGACGAGGAACAGTGTGGACGCCAACGAAGGACTCAACGACACCAACAGTCTGGCTAAAAGCTCCCCCTACGGTCCGGAGACCCAGTCCAAGAAGGAGTTCCTCAACAAGGCGGCGGACTTCATTGAGGAACTGTCTTCCCTCTTCAAGGCCAACAGCTCCAAGCGGGTCCGACCGAGAGCCTGCAAGGCCCACCGGACCAGGATCCAGAGCAAAACCCAAACGGACGATGCAGTTTACCCCATCAGCCCTGACAACAGGGAGCGCGCCGCCATGCCTGTGGAGGTGGAGCAGGAGACACCCGGCCCGGCGGTGGCCCGGCAGGACCCGGGGAGCGGGCGATTGGAGTTTCAGGACTGCACGGTTCCTAAAGAGGAGCAGTTTGACTGCATTTCTCAGGAAACCGAGGATCTGGACGAAAGTCTGGCGCCCAAAGAGAGTCCGAATCACACGGAGCCGACGTGTGAACCTCCATATTTCATCTTGAAGCTGAAGAGCAGGGAGGTTCCTGAAGGCACCAAGGTCCAGTTGGACTGCATCGTGAGGGGACATCCTGTCCCTGAAGTTcg GTGGTTCTGCGAGGGAAAAGAGCTGGAAAACAGCCCTGACATTCAGATCATCACCAGCGGCGAGCTTCACTCTCTGGTTATAGCAGAGGCGTTTGAGGAAGACACCGGCCGATATTCctgcttcgcttccaacgtctACGGGACGGACTCTACGTCGGCTGAGATCTATGTTGAAG GTGCTTCTTCTTCAGACTCTGAGGCTGAACAGCGATTTGATCATGTAGCCCA gttGCAGCGGAAACCAAAGCCATCTCCATCTTTCCGTCAGTCGTCAAACCAAACCCGGCCTGTGAAGGAGGACGACTCGGCGGCGTCTCCGCTCGCTGCAGTGGAACCGGAGGAGGATTTGACCCAAACTGCTCCAGAAGCTCCTCTCCCAGTCCGGACATCTGCCACCATTCTGCAAGTCCCAGAGCTCTCCAGAGTGACCCTGGCTCCTCCTGCTGGGGAGGAGGAAACAGTGCTACCTGGGCAGGTGTTTCCCACTACAGCAGAActaacagaaactgaaaacactTCAACACTGGCTTTAAATCCAGCCGGGTCATCCATACTGTCCACTGCAGCACAAACGCCACAACTTCAG ACTCCGACCTTCAGCCAGCACTGCTCTGAAGAAAGAAGCGGGCCGCCCGTCATGGCCGCCCCGGTGTTCACAAAG AGCCTACAGGAGCTGAGTGTGTCAGACGGCCAGCTGGTGGTGCTGGAGTGCCGGGTGAAGGGAGTCCCGTCTCCGCGGGTCGACTGGTTCAGAGACGGAAAACTCATAGAGGACTCCCCTGATTTCAGGATCctacagaaaa AGCCCAGATCGCCAGCAGAACCAG agGAAATCTGCACGCTGGTTATAGCTGAGGTTTTTCCAGAGGACTCTGGGATGTTTACTTGCACAGCCAACAACAATTATGGAACCGTCTCCAGCTCCGCTGCTCTGAGGGTCAAAG CTAACAACAACAGCGGCCATGCGAGGCCTTTCGGTGGGTTAGAGTCCCGCCATGGCTTCACCCCGTCGGCTCTGGCTGTGACCTCCCACCCAGAGGTCACGGTGAGCAGCAGCATCCGCCTCGAGCCGCTGGTTTCCAGCACGTTGCGCCTCGACCCGTTAAATACCAGCACCCTCCATCTGGAGCCGTCTGTCCTGAACTTGGACGGCGTCTCGGGGTCCAGTGGTCCACGCGTCGATCTCCAGAACCCCAGGCAGATTTTCTCCAGTCAAAGGCCTTTCACTGTGTCTCCTGCGGCGGCGAATACGCCTGAGCAGAAAGCGTCCAGACCGTCGGATAGAAACGCCAAGGCAGTCCCAAACCGGCCAAACGGTGGCACCGGCGTGGTTCCTCTGCCTGACCCTCCGCCTAACTCCTGCCTGAAAACAGGAACCCTGACGAACCACAGAGACTCCCGATCCGGCACTAGAGTCGGCCTGCGCGTCCACTTCAAACTCCCCGAGGATGAGGACGAAGAGCAAGGCGACTACGACGAAGACCTCAGTCTGGCATTGTCCGGCAAAGAGCCTCCGCCAGTGCTGGCCAAGCCCAAACT GGACCCGGCTCAGCTTCAGCTTCTGCACAACCAGGTCCTcatggagcagcagcaggagagcGAACCTCAGACCAAACCCCACACCCATCACCGGCCCCACCACCCATTCCAGACCCAGCTCCCCTCTGAGGTCCAAAGTCCGTCTGAGGGTCCTCTGTGGTCTCCCAGAATGCACCGTGAACCTCAGATTCCTCCACTGAGCGCCACCAAACCTCCAGCTCCTTTGTTCAGCTCCGCCCCAGCCCTCAGCGCCACCTCCTGgactcctcctgctgctcctcaccTCAACATGTCCCCCCTGGTGACCAGTCCGACCAACACCATCCACGCCTCCCATCTGAACctttctcctgcagctctgaGCAGAACCGGACCCAAACCCCAGTTCAGTTCCCCGCCGGCCCTGAAGCTCAGCGCCGCTCCACCAGACTCATCCGttctgcagatcacgtccccgACTCCTCAGCTCCGGAGCACTCACGCCTCCCTGATGAACCTCACCGCCGTGTCCTTCAGCTACACCCGGCCCAAGGAGTTCATCGCCGCTCAGACCCTCTTGCCCATCCGGAGTCCATCTCCGACAGAATCACCGGTTCCGCTGCTGCAGGAGTTGGCTGCCGAGCTCAATTCGTCAGCGACCAGCTCCCCAACCCCACCGCCGTTTTCCCCGCCGCTCAGGTTCTCCCCCACCAGGGTTCTCAAGTCGCCCACCAGTCCTCCGTCCCTGTTGTCGTCTCCCACGTTCCTGAACAGCGGTCTGGGCTTGCGGGCCCAGTCGCCGCCGCAGGCGTCCTCCCCgacctccagcagctcctcGCCCAGCCCCATCCAGAACCCGGTGGCCTTCCTGAGCTCCGTCCTGCCGTCCCTGAGCCCGAGTCAGCCCACCAACTCCATGGGGCTTCCCAAAGGAGCTCCGACAGG GGTCAAAAAGAAAACTCCCAAGACTCGCCTGCCGTCAGCTGAAAGCATCAGTGAGAGCAAAGAGCTTCTCCTCCAGGACATGGAGAAGACGCTTCGGTTAAAAAACGAGGCTCCTCAGTTTGCACATCAGCAG AAGCTGAGTGTTAAGGGGAAAACAGCGAGCAGACTCCTTGGACCAAACAATGCTGCTACTGTCATTAACTATGACGAG gAGTACAAAGTGTCCAACTTTGAGCAGCGGCTAATGAGTGAAATCGAGTTTCGCTTGGAGCGAACGCCGGTGGAGGAGTCGGACGACGAGGTTCAGCACGACGACATCCCGACCGGGAAATGCATCGCCCCGGTTTTCGACAAGAAGCTGAAGAACTACAAGGCGATGGAAGGCGTTCCCGTCACCTTCATCTGTAAAGTTCTGGGCGTTCCGCCTCCAAAG GTCTACTGGTTCAAGGACGGCAAGCAGATCCTGAAGAAGAACACCCAGTACCAGAAGCTGAGGGAAGGCGACGGAACCTGCTGCCTGCACATCGAGTCCACCGCCGCTGACGACGACGGAAACTACACCGTCATGGCCGCCAACCCTCAG GGACGAATCAGCTGCTCGGGACACTTGATCGTCCAATCTGGACCGCCGCGGAGCCGGCTGACACCTATTCAGTCCCAGAG GGTTCGCACTCGCATCCAGGAGGTGGAAGGGGAACAAACCCAGGAGCGTTTCTTCCGACCTCACTTCCTCCAGGCTCCCGGAGACATGATGGCTCACGAGGGCCAACTCTGCAGACTCGACTGCAAA GTCAGTGGGCTCCCCAGCCCTGAGCTGATGTGGCTGGTCAACGGGAGGCCCATCTATCCAGACCTCAACCACAAGATGCTGGTGCGGGAGAACGGCGTCCATTCCCTGGTCATCGACCCGCTGACGCAGAACGACGCGGGAACGTTTACGTGTATCGCGAGCAACAAGGCAGGACAGAGCTCCTTCAGCCTGGAGCTGAAAGTCGTTG